The nucleotide window CCTGCAGCTCAGTTGTGGCACAGCTGGTGAGATTCGCCTGGAATAGATCGCCGCTGGCGATCAGTTCCCGGATGCGAATCACGCCGGCCATGAAGGTGTTTCGATCGCTCTGGCGTTTCCAGGTGCAGCCCAGGGCATGTGGAGGGTCTTCAGGAACCGTGTCCTCGCCCAGGCTGCCCAGGAGGTTTTCCATTGCTGAGTAACGATCCGGGTCGACTCCTTCGAGAACAAGCTCTTCCGTACCGAGATCGAAGCGCAGGACAGGGTCATGGCGGGCAATCCAGAGGCTGGCCATGCGGTCCCTGCGCCAGGGGTTGCCGGGTTCCGTCCAGGCGGCAGCGTCAAAACTCAGCCAACCGGTCCAGTGTCCCGTCGTCAGCTCCCGCAGGGTGGTGAAGGGATTGCGGGCGTCGGCATCTCCAGGTAATCCGCGGCAACAGTGTTGCTCGACGGGGTCCACCGCAAGGGTGATGTTTCGCCCAAGGGCGCCGCCGTCGCCGTCGAGCCAGATCAGTCCCTGCTCACCGTGGCGTTGGGCGAGCGCTGCGGCGGCCCTGGCAGGATCAATCCAGCGCATTGGCCTGCGCAGCAGGGTCATCGTCTGGAGGGGCTGCAGAGGTCGTCCCGACCGGCCGCGCTGAGGGCTGCATCGCGGATGCGACAACTGTCGCAGCGACCACAGGGCACGGCACCGCCGCTGTAACAGCTCCAAGTGCTCTCAATCGGCACACCGAGGCGCAGGGCTTCTTCCACGATGCGTTGTTTGCTCCACTCCACCAAAGGAGCCCAGAGCCTGGGCCCCCGGCCTTCCCTGCCGACTTTGCTGCTGAGATTGGCCAGAGTCTGGAAGGCACGCAGATAGTCAGGCCTGCAATCCGGATAGCCGGAGTAATCCACGGCATTGATGCCCAACACCACCTGCTCGGCACCGCGGGCTTCCGCCAGACTCAGCCCGATGCTGATGAACACCGTGTTGCGACCAGGCACATAGGTGCTGGGAATCGCATCCTCTTGAACCCCGTCAGTGGGGAGGGATAGCGTGGTATCCGTGAGGGATGACCCTCCCCAGCTGGCCAGGTTCACGCTGATGGTGTGATGTTCGAGCAGGTTCAGGGCCAGGGCAATCTCCTTGGCGGCCTGTAGCTCCCGGCGGTGGCGCTGGCCGTAGTCGAACGACAGACCGATCACGCGGCAGCCGGCTGCTTTGGCCAGCGCGGCGGCGGTGGCGGAGTCAAGCCCTCCGGAGAGCAGGGCGATCGCAGTGGTATCGGTCATGCTGGACATTCTGTTGCCGCGCTGATGTCGACGATGGCGTTCACTCAGTCCCTGAAGACGATTTCCGGCTGTGGAATCTGGGCCTCACTGCTCCTGGTCAGCGGTCTGGAACCTGCGTCAGCGATTCCTCGCCTGAACCTGAGTGGTTATCCCCAACCCGCACCAGGTCTGCAGCGCTGGGTGATTCAGCCATCCGGGCTGCTGCCGAAGAGCAGTGATCCGACAGTGTCCTCCCATCCGCTCGACTGGCGCATTCAATTGATTGTGGGTCAGGAGGTGACATTGGACTGCAACCAAAAGCAGCTGTCTGGCCCTGGGATGACCATGCGCATGCTGCCGCAGGCTTCGGGTAAGGCCCTGTTCGAAGTGAAGGCACCGTTAAGGGTGATCAGTACAAAAATGGCCTGCTCTCCTGAACAGCCGGTGAAACGCTCGTTCCTTTCCCTCGGCCGACAGCCCTACTTTGTGCCTTACAACCCATCTTGGCCGATTGTGGTGGATCTACCGAAGGGTGCAGAGTTGCGTTGGCGACTCTGGAAAGCGGAGACGTTGCAAAAAACAGCGATCAGCCTTTAAGTGATGACTGGCGTTGTCAAATTTGACGGAGCGAATCAGTTTTATTTTGGAAAGTTTGTAACAAGAGCTGGAGGTAGCTAACGCTGCGCAATTTGATATTGGCGGTTAAAGACATGCCCACTTGAAGGGGTAATTCTTTGCCGTCATTGAGTTTGAGTTGCTGACTGTCAAGCTTGATCGAAGCCGGGTAGGTATATTCCTGGCGCATCTGTTGAGGGTCAGGCGCAAGGGCGTCAGAACCTACAGATTTTACGGTTCCAGAAAGCACACCGAAATCTGTGGCGGGGAAAGAATCGATGCTGATATCTGCAGATTGACCAGGACGTACAAAACCTATCTTGCTACTGGGGATCTCAACATCGGCTTCCAGGGTGTTGAAGGGCACGATTTTCATTGCCACCTCCGAAGACATCGCCATGGAGACATAGCCTGGATTATTGAGTTTTAGATCAAACACAATGCCATCGGCTGGTGAGCGAAGGGTCTGGTTTTTATTGGTGACCCGCACATCGGTGAGATTTGCATTCAATTGAGCCCGCTCGCTGCGAAGTCCTGCCAGTTCTGCATTCAGTTGTTCAATTTGTTGGTCGATCAGGTTGATTTGACGACGACCATCTAATTCAAGCTTCGTGACTTCGCCCTTGATCTCCTCAACTCGGTTGCGCTGTTGGAGGTATTGGATGTCGGGGGTTGCTCCGATCTTTGCCAAACCTTCGAGGCGGTCGAGGATCTGTTTTTCAAGTTGGAGATTGGCGCGGGTGGTGCTCAATCCCTCTCGATTTAGATCGAGTGTTCGTTCCCTTTCCAGTAATTTGAGTTGAAACTGCTGTTCCTTTTGGATGATCTGGGAGGCTTTCTCTTCAACACCCTTGGTCAGTGATTTCAACTGTTCGGCTGTACTTTCCTGATCAAGGCGGATCAAAGCCTGTCCCTTTGTGACCCTTTGCCCGCCCTTGACGAGAATTTCCTCAACGATGCCACCGGGAGGGATGCGGACATCCTTCACGTTGCCTACGGGTTCAAGTTTTCCAGTTGCGATAACAACTTCTTCTGTTCTGGCGATGGCAAGCCAACCGATCCCGAGCACTGTGGTGCCAATGAGAGTCCAGGTGACTGATTTCATCCAAAAGCGGCTCTGCCGCAATACTGGTTCCTGATTGGAAACGTTTGTGACGCTGGTCTCGAGAGCGGAGCGGGCCTGCTGGATTAGCTTTCCACCTCGGTTTGACTGCTCCTGATCGTCAGGCT belongs to Synechococcus sp. WH 7805 and includes:
- the queC gene encoding 7-cyano-7-deazaguanine synthase QueC, coding for MTDTTAIALLSGGLDSATAAALAKAAGCRVIGLSFDYGQRHRRELQAAKEIALALNLLEHHTISVNLASWGGSSLTDTTLSLPTDGVQEDAIPSTYVPGRNTVFISIGLSLAEARGAEQVVLGINAVDYSGYPDCRPDYLRAFQTLANLSSKVGREGRGPRLWAPLVEWSKQRIVEEALRLGVPIESTWSCYSGGAVPCGRCDSCRIRDAALSAAGRDDLCSPSRR
- a CDS encoding ecotin family protein, with amino-acid sequence MAFTQSLKTISGCGIWASLLLVSGLEPASAIPRLNLSGYPQPAPGLQRWVIQPSGLLPKSSDPTVSSHPLDWRIQLIVGQEVTLDCNQKQLSGPGMTMRMLPQASGKALFEVKAPLRVISTKMACSPEQPVKRSFLSLGRQPYFVPYNPSWPIVVDLPKGAELRWRLWKAETLQKTAISL
- a CDS encoding HlyD family secretion protein, which codes for MTMTPQNLPEPDDQEQSNRGGKLIQQARSALETSVTNVSNQEPVLRQSRFWMKSVTWTLIGTTVLGIGWLAIARTEEVVIATGKLEPVGNVKDVRIPPGGIVEEILVKGGQRVTKGQALIRLDQESTAEQLKSLTKGVEEKASQIIQKEQQFQLKLLERERTLDLNREGLSTTRANLQLEKQILDRLEGLAKIGATPDIQYLQQRNRVEEIKGEVTKLELDGRRQINLIDQQIEQLNAELAGLRSERAQLNANLTDVRVTNKNQTLRSPADGIVFDLKLNNPGYVSMAMSSEVAMKIVPFNTLEADVEIPSSKIGFVRPGQSADISIDSFPATDFGVLSGTVKSVGSDALAPDPQQMRQEYTYPASIKLDSQQLKLNDGKELPLQVGMSLTANIKLRSVSYLQLLLQTFQNKTDSLRQI